A genomic stretch from Helianthus annuus cultivar XRQ/B chromosome 1, HanXRQr2.0-SUNRISE, whole genome shotgun sequence includes:
- the LOC110881016 gene encoding uncharacterized protein LOC110881016 translates to MVKTKEKAGASSSSSAKGKGKQPEVQPKKRQYLGRVDESESEEEMELDPTEKPKWDLGPLDEQLKHWQPTLFHDSMNRLKNKAAAFICERALREVEFGPFGVFAKFRALGWESALSCYDKDKNNLFITEIQEWMATLKCNTYEKSSQMKLVGEVHGIPVEMSFDTLKKLGKYDSLPARDYMIPTLDNLLIKPEKHPRWNDMLATLFLPGTYHGVLYQKNLRIEVKLLLAICLLNVIHEGGIRSR, encoded by the coding sequence ATGGTTAAGACGAAAGAGAAAGCGGGAGCTAGTTCATCCTCTTCGGCGAAAGGAAAGGGCAAACAACCGGAAGTGCAACCAAAGAAGAGGCAATATTTGGGTAGAGTTGATGAGAGTGAAAGtgaggaagaaatggagttggacCCGACTGAAAAGCCAAAATGGGATTTGGGTCCATTGGATGAGCAACTGAAGCATTGGCAACCGACACTCTTTCACGACAGTATGAACCGTTTGAAAAATAAGGCGGCTGCATTCATCTGTGAAAGGGCGTTGAGAGAAGTTGAATTTGGCCCGTTTGGTGTGTTTGCCAAATTCCGTGCTCTAGGATGGGAGTCGGCACTTAGTTGTTATGATAAAGATAAAAACAACTTGTTCATCACCGAAATTCAAGAATGGATGGCAACTCTTAAGTGCAACACATATGAAAAGTCATCACAAATGAAGTTAGTTGGTGAAGTGCATGGGATTCCGGTGGAGATGTCTTTTGATACGTTGAAGAAGCTTGGGAAATATGATAGTCTTCCGGCTCGTGACTACATGATTCCCActcttgataaccttttgataaAGCCGGAAAAGCACCCCCGTTGGAATGATATGTTGGCGACGTTGTTTTTGCCTGGTACTTATCATGGAGTCTTGTATCAGAAGAATTTGAGAATCGAAGTAAAGTTGTTGTTGGCGATTTGCCTCTTGAATGTCATCCACGAAGGGGGGATAAGGAGCAGGTGA